One segment of Proteus appendicitidis DNA contains the following:
- the iscX gene encoding Fe-S cluster assembly protein IscX produces the protein MKWSDTREIGEALFDLYPDTDPKTVRFTDMHQWICDLEDFDDDPQKSNEKILEAILLVWLDEFE, from the coding sequence ATGAAATGGAGTGACACGCGAGAAATAGGGGAAGCATTATTTGATCTTTACCCTGATACTGATCCTAAAACGGTACGCTTTACTGATATGCATCAGTGGATTTGTGATTTAGAAGATTTTGACGATGATCCACAGAAATCAAATGAAAAAATTCTTGAAGCTATTTTACTTGTTT
- the fdx gene encoding ISC system 2Fe-2S type ferredoxin encodes MPKIVFLPHSTLCPEGAVVDATEGESILDVALRNGIEIEHACEMSCACTTCHCVVREGFDSLEESSELEDDMLDKAWGLEPESRLSCQAKVTDEDLVVEIPKYSINHAREH; translated from the coding sequence ATGCCTAAAATTGTATTTTTACCCCATAGCACTCTGTGCCCTGAAGGCGCTGTTGTTGACGCAACAGAAGGTGAGTCTATTCTAGATGTTGCATTACGCAACGGCATCGAAATTGAACATGCTTGTGAAATGTCTTGTGCATGTACAACTTGTCACTGTGTAGTGCGTGAAGGTTTTGACTCACTAGAAGAAAGCTCTGAACTTGAAGATGATATGTTAGATAAAGCATGGGGTTTAGAGCCAGAAAGCCGCTTAAGCTGTCAAGCAAAAGTGACTGACGAAGATTTAGTTGTTGAGATCCCTAAATATTCGATTAATCACGCAAGAGAGCATTAA
- the hscA gene encoding Fe-S protein assembly chaperone HscA, whose product MSLLQISEPGQTPAPHQRRLAAGIDLGTTHSLVATVRSGQAEALSDSEGRYLLPSVVQYQVDNINVGWNAKKEAEKDPANTISSIKRMVGRSLSDVTSRYPNLPYHFHENDNGLPLIKTAAGIVDPIQVSSDILKTLAERAIQSLGGELDGVVVTVPAYFDDAQRQGTKEAARRAGLHVLRLLNEPTAAAIAYGLDSGKEGTIVVYDLGGGTFDISVLRLTKGVFEVLATGGDTALGGDDFDMMLADWIRERAGFGHQKDAVLQRQLLDVASETKIALSDNDVADININGWKGEITRAEFESLIQSLVKRTLLSVRRALKDADVEIDEVLEVVMVGGSTRVPLVRQMVGDYFKREPLTSIDPDKVVAIGASIQADILVGNKPDSEMLLLDVIPLSLGLETMGGLVEKVIPRNTTIPVARAQEFTTFKDGQTAMSVHVVQGEREMVSDCRSLARFTLRGIPPMAAGGAHIRVTFQVDADGLLSVSAMEKSTGVEASVQVKPSYGLSDTEIAKMIQSSMENAQEDLQARRLAEQKVEAARVLESLTAALEEDAHLLNEDEKMAIDKVVDTLIESVEGTDPVAIENAIKLLDKQTQDFAARRMDSSIRQALAGHSVDEI is encoded by the coding sequence ATGTCATTATTACAAATTAGTGAACCGGGTCAAACGCCTGCACCGCACCAGCGCCGGCTTGCAGCGGGTATTGATTTAGGTACGACACACTCATTAGTTGCCACTGTACGTAGTGGGCAAGCCGAAGCGCTTTCTGACAGCGAAGGTCGCTATTTATTGCCATCTGTCGTGCAGTATCAAGTTGATAATATCAACGTTGGTTGGAATGCTAAAAAAGAAGCAGAAAAAGATCCTGCCAACACGATAAGCTCAATAAAAAGAATGGTGGGTCGCTCACTGAGTGATGTGACAAGCCGTTATCCAAACCTTCCTTATCATTTTCATGAAAATGACAACGGTCTACCATTAATTAAAACTGCGGCAGGTATTGTCGATCCTATCCAAGTCTCTTCTGACATCTTAAAAACATTAGCAGAGCGCGCGATACAATCATTAGGTGGCGAACTTGATGGTGTTGTTGTTACCGTACCGGCTTATTTTGATGATGCTCAACGTCAAGGCACAAAAGAAGCGGCTCGTCGTGCTGGTTTACATGTTTTACGTTTATTAAACGAACCAACAGCGGCAGCTATTGCTTATGGCCTAGATTCAGGAAAAGAAGGCACCATTGTTGTCTATGACTTAGGTGGTGGTACTTTTGATATCTCTGTACTTCGTTTAACTAAAGGCGTTTTTGAAGTCTTAGCAACTGGCGGTGATACCGCGTTAGGTGGCGATGATTTTGATATGATGCTGGCAGACTGGATAAGAGAACGTGCTGGTTTTGGGCATCAAAAAGATGCTGTATTACAACGTCAATTACTGGATGTTGCATCAGAAACCAAAATTGCATTGAGTGATAACGATGTTGCAGATATCAACATTAATGGATGGAAAGGTGAGATAACTCGTGCTGAGTTTGAATCATTAATTCAATCATTAGTAAAACGTACTCTATTATCGGTTCGCCGCGCATTAAAAGACGCGGATGTTGAAATAGATGAAGTTCTAGAAGTGGTTATGGTTGGCGGTTCAACACGAGTGCCATTAGTTCGTCAAATGGTGGGTGATTATTTTAAACGTGAACCTTTAACTTCTATCGATCCAGATAAAGTGGTTGCCATTGGTGCTTCAATCCAAGCTGATATTTTGGTGGGTAATAAACCGGATAGCGAAATGTTATTGCTGGATGTTATTCCACTTTCTCTTGGTCTTGAAACAATGGGCGGATTAGTTGAAAAAGTGATCCCACGCAATACCACTATTCCTGTTGCCAGAGCGCAAGAATTTACGACATTCAAAGATGGTCAAACGGCAATGAGCGTTCATGTTGTTCAAGGTGAACGTGAAATGGTGAGTGATTGTCGTTCTTTAGCGCGTTTCACATTACGTGGAATTCCTCCGATGGCTGCGGGTGGCGCACATATTCGTGTCACATTCCAAGTTGATGCTGATGGCTTACTCAGCGTTAGTGCGATGGAAAAATCAACGGGTGTTGAAGCCTCCGTACAGGTCAAGCCTTCTTATGGTCTTAGCGATACTGAAATCGCTAAGATGATCCAATCTTCGATGGAAAATGCCCAAGAAGATTTACAAGCTCGTCGTTTAGCCGAGCAAAAAGTCGAAGCAGCTCGCGTGTTAGAAAGTTTAACTGCAGCATTAGAAGAAGATGCTCATCTGTTAAATGAAGATGAGAAAATGGCTATCGACAAAGTTGTAGATACCTTAATAGAGAGCGTTGAAGGAACAGATCCTGTTGCTATTGAAAACGCGATTAAACTACTGGATAAGCAAACTCAGGATTTTGCAGCGCGTCGTATGGATTCATCTATTCGACAAGCGTTGGCAGGTCATTCTGTGGATGAGATATAA
- the hscB gene encoding co-chaperone HscB has product MDYFTLLGMPNRFDIDKQQLATHYQDMQRQYHPDRFAGQSDKEQAQAISLASTINQAYQTLKNPLSRAEYMLSLHGIDIANEQQTMHDTAFLMEQLTLREELDNIEHSAEAESLLADFSARLEKMYTVRHNEMVKTLDNQTWDIAADNVRKLRFLAKLKEQVEQLEERLFDGF; this is encoded by the coding sequence ATGGACTATTTCACACTATTAGGCATGCCTAATCGTTTTGATATTGATAAACAGCAACTTGCTACACATTATCAAGATATGCAGCGTCAATATCACCCAGATCGTTTTGCAGGTCAGTCTGACAAAGAACAGGCTCAAGCAATCTCGCTTGCTTCAACCATCAATCAGGCTTATCAGACCTTAAAAAATCCACTCTCAAGAGCTGAATACATGCTCTCATTGCACGGTATCGATATTGCTAATGAGCAACAAACGATGCACGATACTGCTTTTTTAATGGAGCAACTCACATTACGTGAAGAGCTGGATAACATCGAACACAGTGCTGAAGCCGAAAGTTTGTTAGCCGATTTTTCTGCACGTTTAGAAAAAATGTACACTGTACGCCATAATGAAATGGTTAAAACGCTGGATAATCAAACTTGGGATATTGCTGCAGATAATGTGAGAAAATTACGTTTTCTCGCAAAGTTAAAAGAGCAAGTAGAGCAACTCGAAGAACGTCTGTTTGATGGTTTTTAA
- the iscA gene encoding iron-sulfur cluster assembly protein IscA yields MSISLTESAANRVRSFLSNRGKGEGLRLGVRTSGCSGMAYVLEFADVINDEDTVFEDKGVKVIVDGKSMVYLDGTELDFVKEGLNEGFKFNNPNVSNECGCGESFTV; encoded by the coding sequence ATGTCAATTTCCCTTACAGAATCCGCCGCTAATCGAGTTCGCTCTTTCCTATCTAATCGTGGAAAAGGTGAAGGTTTGCGTTTAGGCGTAAGAACATCTGGTTGTTCTGGAATGGCTTATGTTCTTGAATTTGCTGATGTCATCAATGACGAAGATACTGTTTTTGAAGACAAAGGTGTGAAAGTTATCGTTGATGGTAAAAGCATGGTCTATTTAGATGGAACAGAGCTTGATTTCGTCAAAGAAGGATTAAACGAAGGCTTCAAATTTAACAACCCAAATGTATCAAATGAGTGTGGTTGTGGTGAGAGCTTCACTGTGTAA
- the iscU gene encoding Fe-S cluster assembly scaffold IscU has translation MAYSEKVIDHYENPRNVGSFDNNDPTVGSGMVGAPACGDVMKLQIKVDDNGVIEDARFKTYGCGSAIASSSLVTEWMKGKTLDEAESIKNTAIAEELELPPVKIHCSILAEDAIKAAIADYKSKRQGK, from the coding sequence ATGGCTTATAGCGAAAAAGTAATTGATCATTATGAAAACCCTCGTAATGTCGGATCATTTGATAATAATGACCCTACTGTTGGGAGTGGTATGGTTGGCGCACCAGCTTGTGGTGACGTTATGAAACTGCAAATCAAAGTTGACGATAATGGCGTAATTGAAGATGCGCGTTTTAAAACTTATGGTTGTGGTTCAGCAATTGCATCAAGTTCACTGGTAACAGAATGGATGAAAGGCAAAACATTAGATGAAGCCGAATCTATTAAGAACACAGCAATTGCAGAAGAATTAGAATTACCACCAGTGAAAATTCACTGTTCAATTCTTGCAGAAGATGCAATAAAAGCAGCGATTGCAGACTATAAAAGCAAACGCCAAGGCAAGTAA
- a CDS encoding IscS subfamily cysteine desulfurase, translated as MKLPIYLDYSATTPVDPRVAEKMMQCLTIDGIFGNPASRSHRFGWQAEEAIDIARNQIADLIGADPREIVFTSGATEADNLALKGVANFYQKKGKHIITSKTEHKAILDTCRQLEREGFEVTYLAPKSDGLIDLKELEEAMREDTILVSIMHVNNEIGVVQDIAAIGELCRSKGIIYHVDATQSVGKLPIDLSKLKVDLLSLSAHKVYGPMGIGALYVRRKPRIRLEAQMHGGGHERGMRSGTLAVHQIVGMGEAYRILKEEMADETKRLNELRLRLWNGIKDIEEVYINGSLEHTAPNILNVSFNYVEGESLMMALKDLAVSSGSACTSASLEPSYVLRALGLTDELAHSSIRFSLGRFTTEEEIDYAIEQIHSAIGRLRDLSPLWDMHKQGVDINSIEWSHH; from the coding sequence ATGAAATTACCCATTTATCTAGATTATTCAGCAACCACTCCTGTTGATCCACGAGTTGCTGAAAAAATGATGCAATGCCTGACTATTGATGGCATTTTTGGTAACCCAGCCTCTCGTTCACACCGTTTTGGTTGGCAAGCAGAAGAAGCTATTGATATTGCACGTAATCAGATTGCTGATTTAATCGGTGCAGATCCTCGTGAAATCGTATTCACATCAGGCGCAACTGAAGCTGATAACCTCGCACTAAAAGGTGTTGCTAACTTTTACCAGAAAAAAGGTAAGCACATCATCACTTCAAAAACCGAACATAAAGCCATTTTAGACACTTGTCGTCAACTTGAGCGTGAAGGTTTTGAAGTTACTTATTTAGCACCAAAAAGTGATGGTCTGATTGACCTGAAAGAGCTTGAAGAAGCGATGCGTGAAGACACTATTTTAGTTTCTATCATGCATGTAAATAACGAAATTGGTGTTGTTCAAGATATTGCTGCTATCGGTGAATTATGCCGTAGCAAAGGTATTATTTACCACGTAGATGCAACACAAAGCGTGGGTAAATTACCGATTGATCTCTCTAAGTTAAAAGTTGATTTACTTTCTCTTTCTGCGCATAAAGTTTACGGTCCTATGGGTATCGGTGCGCTTTATGTTCGTCGTAAACCTCGCATTCGTTTAGAAGCACAAATGCATGGTGGCGGACATGAGCGTGGCATGCGTTCAGGTACATTAGCCGTTCACCAAATTGTAGGTATGGGCGAAGCTTACCGTATTTTGAAAGAAGAAATGGCTGATGAAACTAAACGCTTAAACGAATTACGTTTACGTTTATGGAATGGCATTAAAGATATCGAAGAAGTTTATATCAATGGTTCTTTAGAACACACTGCGCCAAACATTCTCAATGTGAGCTTCAACTATGTTGAAGGCGAATCATTAATGATGGCACTGAAAGATCTTGCTGTATCTTCAGGCTCTGCCTGTACTTCAGCAAGTTTAGAACCTTCTTATGTACTGCGTGCTTTAGGTTTAACTGATGAACTTGCACACAGTTCTATTCGCTTCTCTCTGGGTCGTTTCACCACAGAAGAAGAAATAGATTATGCAATTGAACAAATCCACAGTGCAATTGGTCGCTTACGTGATCTTTCTCCACTTTGGGATATGCATAAACAAGGTGTTGATATCAACAGTATCGAATGGTCTCACCATTAA
- the iscR gene encoding Fe-S cluster assembly transcriptional regulator IscR: MRLTSKGRYAVTAMLDVALHSQQGPVPLADISERQGISLSYLEQLFSRLRKNELVASVRGPGGGYLLGRDAGQIFIAQVISAVDESVDATRCQGNKEGCQGGDRCLTHTLWRDLSDRITSFLSSISLEELVNNEEVMDVADRQDNEKRHAINGRLQETIVNMRV; encoded by the coding sequence ATGAGACTGACATCAAAAGGGCGTTACGCAGTTACTGCAATGCTTGATGTTGCATTGCATTCGCAGCAAGGCCCTGTCCCCCTCGCTGATATTTCAGAGCGTCAAGGGATTTCCCTTTCTTATCTTGAGCAGCTTTTCTCACGTTTGCGTAAAAATGAATTAGTTGCAAGTGTTCGTGGTCCTGGTGGCGGCTATTTATTAGGTCGTGATGCAGGGCAAATTTTTATTGCTCAAGTTATTTCTGCGGTTGATGAATCTGTCGATGCTACCCGTTGTCAGGGTAACAAAGAAGGTTGTCAAGGTGGCGATCGTTGCCTGACTCATACTTTGTGGCGTGATTTAAGTGATCGTATAACCAGTTTCTTAAGCAGTATCAGCCTTGAAGAGTTAGTAAATAACGAAGAGGTTATGGATGTCGCCGATCGTCAAGACAATGAAAAACGCCATGCTATCAATGGTCGTTTACAAGAAACCATTGTTAATATGCGAGTTTAA
- the trmJ gene encoding tRNA (cytosine(32)/uridine(32)-2'-O)-methyltransferase TrmJ translates to MLENIRIILVETSHTGNMGSTARAMKTMGLTNLYFVNPKEKPDSHSIALSAGASDVIGNAHIVNSIDEAIEGCGLVIGTSARSRTLSWPMLAPRECGERCVMEAKNKPVAIIFGRERTGLTNEELQKCDFHLYVPTNPEYGSLNLAMAVQLVSYEIRMAALAQEEKQEENNPSEIDYPPADDIERFYVHLEQVLNESGFIRPKHPGQVMSRLRRLFTRARPETQELHILRGILTSIEKWAKK, encoded by the coding sequence ATGTTAGAAAATATTCGCATCATCCTTGTAGAAACCTCGCATACAGGCAATATGGGCTCTACAGCTCGAGCTATGAAAACCATGGGATTAACCAATCTTTATTTTGTTAATCCAAAAGAAAAACCAGATTCGCATTCTATTGCCCTATCCGCGGGTGCAAGTGATGTTATTGGCAATGCACATATTGTTAATAGTATCGATGAAGCGATTGAAGGCTGTGGTTTAGTTATAGGAACAAGCGCCCGTAGCCGTACACTTTCTTGGCCAATGCTTGCACCTCGTGAATGTGGTGAACGTTGTGTTATGGAAGCTAAAAATAAGCCAGTTGCTATTATTTTTGGTCGTGAACGCACAGGTTTAACCAATGAAGAATTACAAAAATGTGATTTTCATCTGTATGTTCCGACTAATCCAGAATATGGTTCTTTAAATTTAGCGATGGCTGTTCAGCTTGTTAGTTATGAAATTCGTATGGCAGCACTTGCCCAAGAAGAAAAACAAGAGGAAAATAACCCATCAGAGATTGATTATCCACCTGCTGATGATATAGAACGTTTTTACGTTCACTTAGAACAGGTGCTTAATGAATCTGGCTTTATTCGCCCTAAACATCCGGGACAAGTGATGAGCCGTTTACGCCGTCTATTTACGCGTGCACGCCCAGAAACACAAGAGCTTCATATCTTACGTGGCATTCTGACATCAATTGAGAAATGGGCTAAGAAATAG
- the suhB gene encoding inositol-1-monophosphatase → MHPMLNIAIRAARKAGNLIAKNYENPESVETNQKGTNDFVTNVDRDAEQAIIEIIRKSYPKHTIITEESGELLGEDHDIQWVIDPLDGTTNFIKRLPHFSVSIAVRIKGRTEVAVVYDPMRNELFSAVRGQGAQLNGYRLRGSNARDLDGAVLATGFPFKSKQHSAAYMNMLGKLFVPCADFRRTGSAALDLAYVAAGRVDGFFEIGLKPWDFLGGELIAREAGAIVSDFTGNHGYLQTGNIVAGNPRVVRALLAEIRSELTDALKR, encoded by the coding sequence ATGCATCCGATGCTGAATATTGCCATACGTGCCGCACGTAAGGCTGGTAATTTAATCGCCAAAAATTACGAAAATCCTGAATCTGTAGAAACCAATCAGAAAGGTACCAATGATTTTGTCACTAACGTTGACCGTGACGCAGAACAAGCAATCATTGAAATCATCCGTAAATCTTATCCAAAACACACCATTATTACGGAAGAAAGTGGCGAGTTACTCGGTGAAGATCACGACATACAATGGGTTATTGATCCACTTGATGGCACTACTAACTTCATTAAACGTCTTCCACACTTCTCTGTTTCTATTGCTGTACGCATTAAAGGCCGTACTGAAGTGGCTGTTGTTTACGATCCTATGCGTAACGAATTATTCTCAGCCGTTCGTGGTCAAGGCGCACAATTAAATGGCTATCGTCTGCGTGGCTCTAACGCTCGCGATTTAGACGGTGCTGTTCTTGCGACTGGTTTCCCATTCAAAAGCAAACAACATTCCGCTGCTTACATGAACATGTTAGGTAAACTGTTTGTTCCTTGTGCAGATTTCCGTCGCACTGGTTCAGCAGCATTAGATTTAGCTTATGTTGCCGCAGGTCGTGTTGATGGTTTCTTTGAGATTGGCTTAAAACCTTGGGATTTCTTAGGTGGCGAACTAATCGCTCGTGAAGCAGGTGCTATCGTTTCTGACTTTACAGGTAACCACGGTTACCTACAAACCGGTAATATTGTTGCTGGTAATCCTCGTGTTGTTAGAGCATTACTCGCTGAAATTCGTAGCGAATTAACAGATGCGTTAAAACGTTAA
- a CDS encoding 3-phenylpropionate MFS transporter encodes MVIPSTLWLALDYFTYFFSYGIFLPFWSIWLKGEGVDPAMIGLLLGVGLTARFVGSLILTPAVKDPSKLITALRLFAFLSLLFTVAFMMGSHWAWLFFVMTGFNVFFSPMVPLGDSLAGTWQKQFPFDYGKIRVWGSIAFIISSSLLGVLIDAFGHPIILYGLIASTLALFLTSMLRPKVMPQGKVKKVEHSNVSFMKLISEGPVWRFLLCVSLLQGAHAAYYGFSALYWEKAGYDTATIGYLWSLGVVSEVVVFMLSHRLFRRWSARNLLLLSAFAGFLRWGLMGSFTALPALIIVQILHSGTFTVCHLAAMRFISARQEHEIIRLQAVYSALAMGGSIAIMTIVSGWLYEKLPNQESLIFWLMAALTIPAMFIRPQVKPQNS; translated from the coding sequence ATGGTTATTCCATCAACATTGTGGCTTGCCTTAGATTATTTTACTTATTTCTTTTCATACGGCATCTTTTTACCTTTTTGGTCCATATGGCTAAAAGGAGAGGGTGTCGATCCGGCAATGATAGGTCTGTTATTAGGTGTAGGTTTAACTGCACGTTTTGTTGGTAGCCTAATTTTAACGCCTGCGGTAAAAGATCCGTCAAAACTTATCACTGCATTGAGATTATTTGCTTTTCTCTCCTTACTTTTTACGGTTGCATTTATGATGGGTAGCCATTGGGCATGGTTATTCTTCGTGATGACAGGATTTAACGTTTTCTTTTCACCTATGGTGCCTTTAGGGGATTCTCTAGCGGGAACGTGGCAAAAACAGTTTCCTTTTGATTATGGAAAGATTCGCGTTTGGGGTTCTATCGCTTTTATTATTAGCTCATCATTGCTAGGTGTTTTAATTGATGCTTTTGGGCATCCTATTATTCTTTATGGATTGATTGCCAGTACTTTGGCGCTATTTCTGACATCTATGCTCCGCCCTAAAGTTATGCCACAGGGTAAAGTGAAAAAAGTAGAACACAGTAATGTGTCTTTTATGAAACTGATTTCAGAGGGACCCGTTTGGCGCTTTCTGTTATGCGTCTCTTTACTGCAAGGTGCGCACGCAGCTTATTATGGTTTTAGCGCACTTTATTGGGAAAAAGCAGGGTATGACACCGCAACAATCGGCTACCTTTGGTCATTAGGTGTGGTTTCAGAGGTGGTTGTTTTTATGCTTAGCCATCGTTTATTCCGTCGTTGGAGCGCAAGAAATTTACTTTTGCTTTCTGCTTTTGCTGGCTTTTTACGTTGGGGATTAATGGGGAGTTTTACCGCATTACCCGCGCTTATTATTGTTCAAATCTTACATAGTGGTACGTTTACGGTATGCCATTTAGCCGCTATGCGCTTTATTAGTGCGCGTCAAGAGCATGAAATTATTCGCTTGCAAGCCGTTTATTCTGCTTTAGCAATGGGAGGAAGTATTGCGATTATGACGATAGTTTCAGGTTGGCTATATGAGAAACTGCCAAATCAAGAATCATTAATTTTCTGGTTAATGGCGGCATTAACTATTCCTGCGATGTTTATAAGACCTCAAGTTAAACCTCAAAATAGTTAA
- the glyA gene encoding serine hydroxymethyltransferase: MLKREMNIADYDPELWNAMEGEVTRQEEHIELIASENYTSPRVMQAQGSQLTNKYAEGYPGKRYYGGCEYVDVVEQLAIDRAKALFGADYANVQPHSGSQANAAVYMALLKPGDTVLGMNLAQGGHLTHGSPVNFSGKLYNIVPYGIDESGKIDYEDIAIQAKKHQPKMIIGGFSAYSGLVDWAKMREIADSIGAFLFVDMAHVAGMVAAGVYPNPVPHAHVVTTTTHKTLAGPRGGLILAKGGDEEFYKKLNSAVFPGSQGGPLMHVIAGKAVALKEAMEPEFKVYQQQVAKNSKAMVEVFLDRGYKVVSGGTENHLFLLDLVDKNITGKDADAALGRANITVNKNSVPNDPRSPFVTSGVRIGSPAITRRGFKEAEARELAGWMCDVLDNINDEANIEKVKQKVLDICAKFPVYA, encoded by the coding sequence ATGTTAAAACGTGAAATGAATATTGCTGATTACGATCCAGAATTATGGAATGCAATGGAAGGTGAAGTGACTCGTCAAGAAGAGCACATCGAACTTATTGCTTCTGAAAACTATACCAGCCCTCGTGTTATGCAGGCGCAGGGATCTCAGCTGACAAATAAATATGCTGAAGGCTATCCGGGTAAACGTTACTACGGTGGTTGTGAGTATGTGGATGTTGTAGAGCAACTGGCTATCGATCGTGCAAAAGCATTATTTGGTGCAGATTACGCTAACGTACAGCCTCACTCAGGCTCTCAAGCGAATGCCGCTGTCTATATGGCATTATTAAAACCCGGTGATACTGTTTTAGGTATGAACCTAGCGCAAGGCGGTCACTTAACTCATGGTTCACCAGTTAACTTTTCGGGTAAACTGTATAACATCGTACCTTATGGTATTGATGAATCAGGTAAAATTGATTACGAAGATATCGCTATTCAGGCTAAAAAACATCAACCAAAAATGATCATCGGTGGTTTCTCTGCTTATTCTGGTCTGGTTGATTGGGCTAAAATGCGCGAAATTGCAGACAGCATTGGTGCATTCTTATTCGTTGATATGGCACACGTAGCAGGTATGGTTGCAGCGGGTGTTTATCCTAACCCAGTTCCTCATGCACATGTTGTTACAACAACAACCCACAAAACTTTAGCGGGTCCACGCGGTGGTCTTATCCTTGCTAAAGGTGGCGATGAAGAGTTTTATAAAAAACTGAACTCTGCTGTATTCCCTGGCTCTCAAGGTGGCCCTTTAATGCATGTTATTGCAGGTAAAGCGGTTGCATTAAAAGAAGCTATGGAGCCAGAATTTAAAGTTTATCAGCAACAAGTTGCGAAAAACTCGAAAGCAATGGTAGAAGTTTTCTTAGATCGCGGTTATAAAGTAGTGTCTGGCGGAACTGAAAACCACCTGTTTTTATTAGATTTAGTTGATAAAAATATTACAGGTAAAGATGCAGATGCTGCACTGGGTCGTGCAAATATCACTGTTAACAAAAACAGCGTACCAAATGATCCACGTAGCCCATTTGTTACTTCTGGTGTTCGTATCGGTTCTCCAGCGATTACACGTCGTGGTTTTAAAGAAGCGGAAGCTCGTGAATTAGCCGGTTGGATGTGTGATGTCCTTGATAATATCAATGATGAAGCGAACATTGAGAAAGTGAAACAAAAAGTCTTGGATATCTGCGCTAAATTTCCAGTTTACGCATAA
- the hmpA gene encoding NO-inducible flavohemoprotein, with protein sequence MLDAQTIATIKSTIPLIAKTGPALTAHFYDRMFSRHPELKDIFTMSHQSSGAQREALFNAICAYATNIENLATILPAVEKIAQKHVSLNILPEHYPIVGENLLATIDEMFNPGQEVLDAWGEAYQILSDVFINREEQIYQQKEQTNGGWRGLRNFKVKHKIKQSDVITSFELEPEDGLAVTPYQAGQYVSLYIRDEHLENQEIRQYSLTQSSNNKTYRIAVKREDKGILSNFLHDHVQEGDTLQVAAPGGDFYLDVSPTTPVTLISAGVGLTPMLSMLHTLSAHQANINWLHAAEHGGVHAFKDEVNQVGTQLSHYQQAIWYRTPRSEDVQNKDYQFEGLMTLKQVEDWLAIPDMHFYFCGPLPFMQSVAKQLIELGINSDKLHYECFGPHAVITQDLQ encoded by the coding sequence ATGTTAGATGCACAAACTATCGCGACAATTAAATCAACCATTCCCCTTATTGCTAAAACAGGTCCTGCATTAACCGCCCATTTTTATGATCGAATGTTTTCTCGCCATCCAGAGTTAAAAGATATTTTCACCATGAGCCATCAAAGCAGTGGTGCACAACGTGAAGCCTTATTTAATGCAATATGCGCTTATGCAACGAATATTGAAAACTTAGCTACTATTTTGCCTGCCGTTGAAAAAATTGCACAAAAGCACGTCAGTTTAAATATTCTTCCTGAACACTATCCCATCGTCGGTGAAAACTTATTAGCAACAATTGATGAAATGTTTAATCCTGGGCAAGAAGTGTTAGATGCTTGGGGAGAGGCTTATCAAATATTGTCTGATGTCTTTATTAATCGTGAAGAACAAATTTATCAACAAAAAGAACAAACAAATGGAGGTTGGAGAGGATTACGGAACTTTAAAGTTAAACATAAAATAAAACAAAGTGATGTAATTACTAGTTTTGAATTAGAGCCTGAAGATGGGCTTGCTGTTACTCCTTATCAAGCAGGGCAATATGTAAGTCTTTATATCCGTGATGAACATCTTGAAAACCAAGAAATACGTCAATATTCATTAACTCAATCTTCAAATAATAAAACCTATCGCATCGCAGTAAAACGCGAAGATAAAGGCATTTTATCGAATTTTCTTCATGACCATGTTCAAGAAGGTGATACTTTACAAGTCGCCGCACCAGGGGGCGATTTCTATTTAGATGTGTCACCAACAACACCAGTAACCTTAATTTCAGCAGGTGTGGGCTTAACACCAATGCTATCCATGTTACACACGCTTTCAGCTCATCAAGCTAATATTAATTGGTTACATGCGGCCGAACATGGTGGAGTCCATGCTTTTAAAGATGAAGTTAATCAAGTCGGCACTCAACTTTCACACTATCAACAAGCGATATGGTATCGCACACCACGTTCTGAAGACGTGCAAAATAAAGATTATCAATTCGAAGGCTTAATGACATTAAAACAAGTTGAAGATTGGTTAGCTATTCCTGATATGCATTTCTATTTTTGTGGTCCTTTACCTTTTATGCAATCTGTTGCTAAGCAACTTATTGAATTAGGTATTAATAGTGACAAACTTCATTATGAGTGCTTTGGTCCTCATGCTGTTATTACACAAGATTTACAGTAA